Below is a genomic region from Sorghum bicolor cultivar BTx623 chromosome 9, Sorghum_bicolor_NCBIv3, whole genome shotgun sequence.
AAACTtaagaaataaaagaataaaCAAAGCCAAagacaaaaaatattaccatcttCGCCCTAACATATTGCTGATAAGCGTGAACTTCTGAATAGTATGAGTCCAGAAACACAAATTTCTTATCCTTGATGTCAACAACAAATACAAACCAATGATCTTCATAAAATGTAGGGAAATACAACTGCGGAAACAATGACACATTTAAAAATCAAAATGTAAAATTGACAACAAAAAAAGAATGATTGATAATTAGAATAGGTTAGTAAGATTAACATACCATATTTGATTGAAAAAGTGGCCTCGCCTTTGAAGAACGATCAAATGCTCTCATCATCACATCACCGGCAACTTCATCATGATCTTTCAGGAGATTTTccttagaaaaaaatataataagaacatatgaaaacaaaaaatatttgAAGTAACAAAAAAAACTTACTGAGATATTTGAAAAGAAGTAATGCCGCTTCGAAATATCTGGATGCCCATCAGGTCGGCAAAAAAGATGATAGCAAAATGCAGCAACAACAAAATTGTTGACTTTACCACCTGGCTTCATTGATTCACCAAGAGACCAATACGTACAACGAACACCTCCAAAGTACAAAGCATCAAGACTACATAAAACAGAAAAAAAGCACTACTCACCTAAATGATATAGATACAAAAATTATCAAAGCACAAGATAAAAGGtcacaaagaaaaagaagattACTTGCTAGAACGTGATTGGGCCAAACGACAAATAGCCTCATAGTTTGCTATTTCTGATTTTGAAACTTTGAACTTATCTCCAGTTACATCATAATCATCTATAAGAACTCGACTTGGACGAACCATCCTTCTAGGACCATGAATAGGGATCTTCCCACCAGTTGACGAGTTCCTGACCTTGAAATCAGAACGATTCGCCAAGCTTTCAGGATCAATAGAAGAATCAGCAGGAAATCCATGAGTATTCCCAAGGGAAATAGAAGAAGTCTGTGAAGTCATTCTCAATTTCCCAAACTTCAAGTTGTATAAATCATCTGATTTCTTAGTGTCAACTTTAACAGTTTCAGCAAACGATCTAGAACCAATACAAATAACTGGGGAAGAATCCTAAAAATTAAACATCAAACACATGTTAAGAaccaataaaacaaaaaaataaaaatatacaagaaaccaaaaataaacaaataacAAAACTAACATTATGATCAGAAATACGAGCCCTCTTATCAGAACCATTACTACTATGTAAAACATTAGACTTCCTAGGTAGATTTGGAGTAATATGAGGAGATCCATCAACAGTAAAAGGTATAGTCTGCATCAACACAACATCctacaaaaaaacaaaaatatgaaaTTGAAAAATAATCACAAGGTACAACAAAATGATTCAATAAAAATATATGAATCAAATCACAAACTAACCTCATCTTTGGTATTCTGAGATCCATGCAAAATACCTTGAGAAACCTGTAAATAAAATGTCACGATCCTAAAAAAGGCTAAAAATCAATAGGAGATTATAAAAAATTACCTTAGAATATGCAAGTCTAGAACGATGACGAAAAGGACTTGGAGAAACAGAATCAGGTACAATAACATTATCATTGTCAAGATAAATCACATCTTTATCTAAATCAGAAGATTTGCCACGAGAACCAGAACGAGAACGAACATTAGTAATATCACACAATGGGTTGTCAACAGCAACATTCGTAACACCAGGCTTAGACTTGAACTTTTGACTTAGAACATCTGAGCTACCtacaaaaaagataaaaaaaaataacaacATGTACAAAAACTACAAAAACAATTCAAATCTATACTAAATGAATGCCTTCTACATACAAAACTAAATACAAAACAAAATAACCTGACAACACATATGAAACAGCaacattgctttaaatattcatGCAAATACTTCAGACATAAataaagaaaccattttatGGGATGTTAACAAACTACATAAAACAACAACAGAAAAACTTACTCTTTCGTAGGTTACGCATAGTCTCATCCAACTCAACATCGATaacctgaaaaaaaaatagatttgaaAAAAATAAGTGTAGATTCATAAATATTTTGTAATCACAGAAAAAAGGTAATTACATACATTATCAGTACCAGAGAACCCAACATTcttttgagttgatcttgatgaagATGGAACAAAAGCATTCACAGGTACCTGAGACAAATAATaaagtaaataaataattaataagAAACAAAATAATGGAAAAAATACTAAAAAAACAAACCTTAGGAGCAACAACATTAGGTTCTTCTGGAGCACCATCAGAAATAGAATCAGCAACATTGGGAGGCACCGCAGCACCATAAGAACCAGCACCATCATCAACAGAAGGATCAGTTTCAGCAATAGCCTTCATAATATCAAGAACAAGATCCTTTGTTCTAACATCAGTTTTACAAATATGACGGAACATCTTTGCAAACATATCTTGAAATTCTTTTGAAACATTTCCAAGAGAATTGATATCCATGTTCACAGATAAACCACAATTAAAGCAATGCTCATCAATCAGCTTTGATATTTTCAACTTCAAACTAAAAGGAAGTTTACAGCCAGAAACACTTTCCATCTTGGCGCAAAACTCAGAGTCAAGATCATCAGCACAACCAACTGAATTAAGACGAACAGCCTGAAgaaaaattatttaaaaatataaatcaaAAATCAACTAAACGAAACAAACAGATAAAACAAAAAACCCAAAGTAAAACTTAAATAACCTTGTAGTAGCAAGTTTTCTCAAATTCAAGCAATGGTCTGTAACCATAAACACCAGGAGATTTAAGATCAAGACTACAATAAAACTGAATCATATCTTGCTTCCATACAGAGATTCGAGGAATAAAGTCTGCAACTTGACGTTGACGAAAGTCAATGTGATCCAAATAAACAACCTGACAAGATAAGAAATtgaacaaaataaaaataaataacaaaaccaAATGATACATACCAAAAAAATAACCTGACAACATTTCAGCTTACCACAAGGTAGTATAAGCAACCACCAAGACCCTGACAACGTTTCAGCTTATCACTCTTTCCCCTATTGAATGCCTTTATATGATCCAGCAACCATTCCAACACAAAAGCACACCACTTGAAATCCTTGATGTGATCAATATCTTCGAAAACACCAAAATACTTGGGGctaggaacaatattggtatttggGCATAAAAAACTACTCAAAGCAACTACCAAGAAACATATCAACATGTCTTCATTAGATAATTGTTCATTACTGATCAACTTATCAGCAAAAAAGGACACAGGAGGGATCCTATCCTTTCCAAACTTGGATAAAACAATATCCTTGCCAATACTTGAATCAGATGGAAATGCTCTGGTACCCAAAGGAAGATCAAGAACGAAATGAACAGACTCCTCAGATAGTGAAATAACCTTTCCATTGCGAATAATATCACCAGACTTGGAATCAACTAAACGTGCAACCCAGGTAGCAAACTTATTAGGCACAAAACACTTATTGAACATCAACAAAGAACCAAAACCATAGCCATCAATAACAGCCTTCTTTTcaggggaaagagaagatatcaCATTCATGAATGCAGTCGGAGAAAATCTGGTGAAACCATCATTACTCTTCTTCACAACTTTCTTCTTTTTAGACtataacaaacaaaaaaaaagtaagcAAAATACCTAATTCAAAATAGTGAATAACAACACTATTAATAACTAAGAAAATAACCTTATGCTTCATTGCCATCTCAAGCTTTCTCTTCATATTCTTCATTTTCTGcaactaatttttttaaaaaaaaataaatatagactaaTACAGATTTGATTCAAAATATAATCATAACATTTAGGGAGATTTACTACAATTGTCCAATACTGATACTACATTGCAACCCAATAGAACAACATATATAATAAATCTAAATAACAAACTCAAATAATTAAATACATATATAAATCAACTTACATCTTTTATACATTTCTCATACAAATGATGGTCCAAACTTGAATTGTCACTAGAGGAATCATCCTGAAAAAacaatgaataatgaataaaaacattaaaacatataataataaaataatcataaacaaaataaataaaagaaacaaaGATTAAAATAACTCACTTCTCCAACAAGCTGAGAATTTGAAAGATATTCACAGGAATCATAATCCATATAAGGCAATTGAGAACACTGCACATCCTCTTAAGAATCAGTTTCAGAACCTCCCGAACTGGATGAATCAAGTTCTCGAACCACCCTTTTCCGAACCATCTTCAAAGCAAATAAAAACATAAATTGAACCCAaaaaacaataagaacaaattatatataaaaactaAAGCATTAATCAAAAACATAACTAAACAGGATCACACTACAAATAAGAAAACTAACCAATTCAATGCATCACCTACATCTTAAGTAATAACCTTCTCAAAATAAACTTAAAACAATAATTACTCAATATAATTACTAAAAACCATACTTGAAAAGAACTGTGCCTATTACAGTCAATCTAAAAAGGGCAAACATGACTAACCTCAATAAGCCTAACCTGAATTAATCCAAACCCTAAAAAACATTAATCAGTCAACTAACAAATTCCATTAACCTAATCTAATGAACAATAAACCACTAAGCAAACAAGATCCAAGCAGGTAGTTAGCTCTCAGTCAACATGCAATGACCAAGGCAATGCAACGCATGCCCCCATGATAATGAAGTACTCTGTACTCCTCCTCATCTTGTTTTTGACCTGAACGGCTGAACCAGTGAACCAAAACCACTTCAGATAAAGAAGCAAGGGGGCATCGAATCCCCAATCATATGAAACAACCAGACAACTCATGCCTGCTGCTCCCAATCTGCATGCTGCGAACCCAACAAAAACCAAACCGCAGAATAAAATCCCCAAAACCTAATAGCTAAAACCATATCTATATCAAACACTATCAAACCAGAAATCAACAACAGAACCATGAACCCAACCCCTACATCGCCATTCCTATGGATTTGAAAGTTCCCCAGACAATAGCCACACCCACACTCAAATTAAGCAGGGATCTACACCGATCCACCACATAGCGATGTCTGAAATTAATCGCAAAAATAAAAGGAAACTCCACCGAATCAGGCCCGCGCACACACAAAAAGGACTACAACGGAACATCGCATCCATCACCATAAAAAGTGAGATTCA
It encodes:
- the LOC8076987 gene encoding uncharacterized protein LOC8076987, which translates into the protein MRLDVVLMQTIPFTVDGSPHITPNLPRKSNVLHSSNGSDKRARISDHNDSSPVICIGSRSFAETVKVDTKKSDDLYNLKFGKLRMTSQTSSISLGNTHGFPADSSIDPESLANRSDFKVRNSSTGGKIPIHGPRRMVRPSRVLIDDYDVTGDKFKVSKSEIANYEAICRLAQSRSSNLDALYFGGVRCTYWSLGESMKPGGKVNNFVVAAFCYHLFCRPDGHPDISKRHYFFSNISENLLKDHDEVAGDVMMRAFDRSSKARPLFQSNMLYFPTFYEDHWFVFVVDIKDKKFVFLDSYYSEVHAYQQYVRAKMIPEFQFWWNKFVKREMNFEQYGVLYPSVPKQSAENNVDSGIYAMMFLEHWTSPRSSLFSLFSSDDIVNIRIKLANEMLFNPRNTGNKTPVISFDLNEEGGSE